The proteins below are encoded in one region of Polynucleobacter sp. AP-Elch-400A-B2:
- the yidD gene encoding membrane protein insertion efficiency factor YidD — protein sequence MRLLNKLAIKLVRLYQITLSPVVGMHCKFMPSCSQYACDCFASYGFFKSFRLMVWRILRCNPWSQGGHDPAVKPTSHHL from the coding sequence GTGCGCCTACTGAATAAGCTGGCCATTAAGCTTGTGAGGCTTTATCAAATAACCCTCAGCCCCGTTGTTGGTATGCACTGTAAATTCATGCCCTCATGCTCACAATATGCCTGCGACTGTTTTGCTAGTTACGGATTTTTCAAAAGCTTTAGGCTGATGGTGTGGCGCATCTTGCGTTGTAATCCATGGTCACAAGGCGGACACGACCCTGCAGTAAAACCAACATCTCATCATCTTTAA